In Streptomyces hawaiiensis, one genomic interval encodes:
- a CDS encoding helix-turn-helix transcriptional regulator — protein MSSPHHEHGTEDLCSTGTELYERAVRQGRLPTEDALAAPCLVDLGLLHPAVDDSARLEPVAPLLALHRLLRSSGERIANERQREARLTETFGSLMRIAGSPPNATDAPTVRLLTGTQRINQAITDAMADASEELITVQPRAGLTGERGQIADAASLGRDQAALDRGCRIRTLYPHTLRHFPIIAARCERLKGDVQIRTLDEVPDRLVLIDRSVAFVPAGEDGKLALEIRHPAIVAHLAVTFDRLWRLGTPMYPEAAPQPSRNGITPRQHAIAALLVEGHTDAVIADRLGMNIRTARVHIAKLAATLGSQSRAQLGFLIGRSGILDQED, from the coding sequence GTGAGTTCACCGCACCACGAGCACGGCACGGAAGACCTGTGCTCCACGGGCACCGAACTTTACGAACGGGCAGTGCGCCAGGGGCGGCTGCCGACGGAGGACGCCCTGGCCGCCCCCTGCCTCGTCGATCTGGGCCTGCTGCACCCCGCCGTCGACGACTCCGCCAGGTTGGAGCCCGTCGCCCCGCTCCTCGCGCTGCACCGGCTGCTGCGGAGCTCCGGGGAGCGGATCGCGAACGAACGGCAGCGTGAGGCCCGGCTGACCGAGACGTTCGGCTCCCTCATGCGGATCGCCGGCTCACCCCCCAATGCCACCGACGCTCCCACCGTCCGGCTGCTCACCGGCACTCAGCGGATCAACCAGGCCATCACCGACGCCATGGCCGACGCCTCCGAGGAGTTGATCACCGTCCAGCCCCGGGCCGGACTCACCGGTGAACGCGGTCAGATCGCCGACGCCGCCTCGCTCGGCCGTGATCAGGCAGCGCTGGACCGTGGTTGCCGCATTCGCACCCTGTACCCGCACACATTGCGCCACTTTCCGATCATCGCGGCCCGTTGCGAGCGCCTGAAGGGCGACGTTCAGATCCGCACGCTGGACGAAGTCCCCGACCGCCTTGTCCTCATCGACCGCTCAGTGGCATTCGTCCCGGCCGGTGAGGACGGCAAACTCGCTCTGGAGATCCGGCATCCGGCCATCGTGGCTCACCTGGCCGTCACCTTCGACCGCCTATGGCGCCTGGGCACACCCATGTACCCCGAAGCCGCCCCCCAGCCCTCCCGCAACGGCATCACCCCCCGCCAGCACGCCATAGCCGCCCTCCTCGTCGAAGGCCACACCGACGCGGTCATAGCCGACCGGCTCGGCATGAACATCCGCACCGCCCGCGTCCACATCGCCAAACTCGCCGCGACGCTGGGCAGTCAGAGCAGGGCCCAGCTCGGGTTCCTCATCGGACGCTCGGGGATTCTTGACCAGGAAGACTGA
- a CDS encoding helix-turn-helix transcriptional regulator, whose translation MFRTLGGGDFVANPTKETHPHAVTDLCEEGNRLYANALRAGRIARTDVMTAPCLVELALLHPDPDDEDWLRPVPPTVALAERLHPIERDIAERRQLSIKIADAFEPFMALGAQVTATDHSFTVLEGGDRINAALNLATAQCQVEMLTIQPSDDRFSERSLTQGLERDRALIERGVRIRTLYQHTARYSPQKLAYVAQLANGKAEYRTIDEVVERLIVCDETVAFIPARDDQQVALELRHPGLVRYLVKVFEFMWSRSVQLSAGAPYGPAADGITDIQHSIAKLLIEGHVDEAIARRLGMNVRTCRAHIAKLAATLGSGSRAQLGFLIAQSGILEREGAAQ comes from the coding sequence ATGTTCAGGACCCTGGGGGGTGGAGATTTCGTGGCAAATCCGACTAAGGAGACGCATCCCCATGCGGTCACCGATCTGTGCGAGGAAGGTAACCGACTCTATGCGAACGCCCTGCGTGCAGGGCGGATCGCACGTACAGACGTGATGACAGCGCCTTGTCTGGTCGAGCTCGCCCTTCTTCACCCGGACCCGGACGACGAGGACTGGCTGCGACCGGTGCCGCCGACGGTCGCGCTCGCCGAGCGTCTGCATCCGATCGAGCGCGACATTGCGGAACGCCGACAGTTGTCGATCAAGATCGCGGACGCGTTCGAGCCGTTCATGGCCCTGGGTGCCCAGGTGACGGCGACCGACCACTCCTTCACGGTGCTGGAGGGCGGCGACCGGATCAACGCGGCCCTCAACCTGGCCACGGCCCAGTGTCAGGTGGAGATGCTCACCATCCAGCCCAGTGACGACCGCTTCTCCGAGCGGAGCCTCACACAGGGGCTCGAAAGAGACCGGGCTCTGATCGAGCGTGGAGTCCGGATACGGACGCTCTACCAGCACACAGCGCGATACAGCCCTCAGAAACTGGCCTACGTCGCCCAATTGGCGAACGGCAAGGCGGAGTACCGCACGATCGACGAAGTGGTGGAACGGCTGATCGTCTGTGACGAGACCGTCGCGTTCATCCCGGCTCGCGACGACCAGCAGGTCGCCCTCGAACTCCGCCACCCCGGACTCGTCCGGTACCTGGTGAAGGTCTTCGAGTTCATGTGGAGCCGTTCCGTTCAGCTGAGCGCCGGCGCCCCGTACGGGCCGGCCGCAGACGGCATCACAGACATCCAGCACTCCATCGCCAAACTCCTCATAGAGGGTCATGTGGATGAGGCAATCGCCCGCCGCCTCGGGATGAACGTGCGCACTTGCCGGGCTCACATCGCCAAACTCGCCGCCACGCTCGGCAGCGGAAGCCGTGCCCAACTCGGCTTCCTCATCGCCCAGTCCGGCATCCTGGAACGCGAGGGCGCGGCCCAGTGA
- a CDS encoding pyridoxamine 5'-phosphate oxidase family protein, which yields MATKYSVNPGAPDPPYLSFWRERHLCTLTTPRPDGTPHLVPVGVTYDPEARLARVITNRASAKVRYVRAAGEQGAAVAVCQLEGRRWATLEGRAFVREDPDRVAEAERRYAERYGRTPTPNPARVVIEIHLTRALGRG from the coding sequence ATGGCGACCAAGTACTCCGTGAACCCAGGCGCTCCGGACCCGCCGTATCTCAGCTTCTGGCGGGAGCGGCACCTGTGCACCCTGACGACTCCCCGCCCGGACGGCACTCCGCATCTGGTACCCGTCGGGGTCACATACGATCCCGAGGCCCGTCTGGCTCGGGTGATCACCAACAGGGCGAGCGCGAAGGTGCGGTATGTGCGGGCCGCCGGGGAGCAGGGGGCGGCCGTCGCCGTCTGCCAACTGGAGGGGCGCCGCTGGGCGACACTGGAAGGCCGGGCCTTCGTCCGCGAGGATCCGGACCGGGTCGCCGAGGCGGAGCGGCGTTACGCGGAGCGCTACGGCAGGACGCCGACACCCAACCCGGCGCGCGTGGTGATCGAGATCCACCTGACGCGGGCGCTGGGGCGAGGTTGA